The window TAAAAGTAAAAATGAAAGAATTTGACAGCTACCAAAATGAAATAATTAGATACACTGAAGAATTGCTTGAACCAGAGCCAACAATCTATGATTATGAATACGACGAATTCCTTAATTCATTAAAAACAGCGCTATTCTTTAATGACTGGATTGAAGAAAATTATGAAGATTATCTTTTAGAAAAATATAATATTACTCCCGGGGCAGTGCACACAAAATTAACTATACTTGACTGGCTGCTTTATACCTCCGCCGAAATAGCAAACATTGCAAATTTAAAATCAAGTATTAAGCACATCAACAAAGTTAGATTTAGGATAAAACATGGAATTAAAGAAGAATTAATTCCTCTTTGCAGATTAAATAATATCAGCAAGATAAGGGCACGTAAACTTTACAACAACGGAATCAAAGATTTAGGCGATATTAAGAAAGCTAACTTCCAAACATTAATCCAAATTTTGGGAGAAAAAATTGCATTAAATATTAAAAGCCAAGTTGGACAAAAAATCGAACCTGAAGTAAAACCAACAAAACGTATTGGGCAGATGGGTTTAACCAAATACTGATTCAAGAAAACCTTTTTTATTTTTAACTGTTTTATCAAATTCTTTCAACAAATCTTTCTGTTGTTTATTAAGTTTTGTAGGTATATCTATTACAATTTTAACATTCTGTGAACCTTTCCCATAGCCTTCTAAATTAGAAATTCCATATTCTTTCATTCTAAAAACAGTATTGCATTGAGTGCCTGCAGGGATAGTTAAGGAAGCAACACCTTTCAAGGTTGGCACATCAACATTTGCGCCCATCACAGCCTGCGCATAACTAATAGGCAATTCTAAATAAATATCATCTCCCTCCCTCTTAAAAATATCATGCTTTTGAACATTAATATATACATAAAGATCTCCTTTATTTCCTCCATTTATACCTGCTTCACCTTCGTTTTTAACTCTCAATCTCGAACCGTCATGTATACCACCTGGAATTTCAATTTCAATCTCTCTTGTATTTCTTACTCTCCCATTTCCGCCGCAATTTGAACACGCTTTGCGAATAGTTTTACCATGCCCATTACAGTCATGGCAAGTAGATGATTGCGCAAATATTCCAAAAGGAGTTCTAACCTCGCTTTTAATTACACCTGAACCTTGACACAAACGGCAATTAATAATATCCGAATCAGATTTAGCGCCAGTACCATGACAACTTTTACATGTTTCCATTCGGGGAATATTAATAGTTTTTTTCTTGCCAAACGCGGCATCTTCTAAATTGATAGTTATTTCAAATTCAATATCACTTCCCCTAACCGAAGAACTCTTCCTGCGCCTTTTTCCTCCAAATAATCCATCAAACATATCACCCAAATCAAAATCAAACCCGAAATTTCCGCCTGAAAACCCTGAAAAATCAAACCCGCCCTGTCCTGAACTAAAATTAGTGTCAGCTGTGCCAAATTGATCATACTGCTGCCTTTTTTTATCATCACCCAATACAGATGCAGCTTCATTAATCTCTTTAAACTTTTCATCCGAATCACTCTCTTTATTCAAGTCTGGATGATATTGTTTAGCTAACTTTTTATAAGCCTTTTTAATCTCTTCTTTTGAAGCGTCTTTCCCTAACCCTAAAACTTTATAATAATCTTTGCCCATTTTTTACACCAAATATTTCTAAAATTTCCGATTCACCAGAATAAAGAAGTTCAGTTTTTATATCTGATAAGCCTTGTTTCTCCATATTATAATCCATTTCTCGAGCATAAACATCCGCAAACCCTGAACAATTTGCATGTGAAATTAATAGTTTTCCGCCCGGTCTTAATATTCTAATCATATTTTGAAATTTATTCCCCATGTTAAAATCATTATATTCATAGTCCCGTTCAACACAAGCAGATTCATGTATCATGTTTGAAACTAGAACCATATCAAATGCCTTACTAAATGGCGCAGCTAATAAATCTCCTTGGACTATCCCAATATTTTTACATCCATATTTTTTAGCTCTTTTTTCCAATTCTGATAATGCTATTGCTTGAACATCTAAAGCAACAAAATAAGTTCCAGGATTATTTAATGCAAGATACACTGTTTTAAGTCCAGTTCCTGAACCAACATCTAATACTTTTTCACGCCCTTTAACGCTTTTATCCAGATAAGGAAGAATAACTTTCACGTCGCTAGCGCGAAAACAATCAACATTGCCAAACAAATTGCATCCATAAATCAAATTATACATTTCTCTTTCTAAAGGCACTAAATCACCTGACCTTGAACAAATTAACTTTTCAATTTGTGTCAATCTTTGTTCTACTGCGTCACCCATGCCTTTTTTATTCAAATCAACTAACTCCTCTAATGAAATCTGTTTAATGCCTTCATTCCCAAAATAATCACTTAGCGATATCGTCATAAAAATAAAAATTAAGTAAAGCTATTAAGCTTTACCTTTTTTATCATTTTTAACTTTGAAATCTGCATCAACAACTTTTTCGCCTTTCTTTTCACTAAAAGCTTTGCTTCTGCGCCCAGAACCCTGTTCTTGGGCTTTAGATTCAGATTTAGTTTCGGCATCTTTTTTAGCATGTTGTTCCTGAGCAACTTTTTCGTACATTTGAGTTGCAGCTTCTTGTAAAGGTTTTTGGACTTCTTCAAGTTTTTTCTTAATAGCCTCCACATTCTTTTCTTTGGCTTCCATTAACTTCTTTAGTTCCACAATGCCTTTCTTAGCTTCATCAAGTTTAGCTTGGTCAGCCTTCCCTTCCATGTCTTTCAAAGTTTTTTCTGATGTGTAAATTAAAGCGTCAGCCTGATTAACAACTTCAACTTCTTCTCTTCTTCTAACATCGGTTTCAATGTTAGCTTCAGCTTCTTTTCTCATCTTCTCAATTTCTTCCTTTGAAAGATTTGAAGATGCAGTAATTGTAATGTTTTGTTGTTTACCGGTTCCAAGATCTTTTGCAGATACATTTACGATGCCATTTGCATCAATATCAAAGGTAACTTCAATCTGTGGTATCCCTCTTGGTGCTGGAGCAATTCCAACTAACTCAAATCTGCCTAATGTTTTATTATCAGCTGACATTGCCCTGTCTCCCTGCAATACATGAATACTTACAGCGGGTTGATTATCTGCGGCAGTTGAAAATACCTGTGACTTCTTTGATGGAATTGTAGTGTTTCTTTCAATTAACTTTGTAAAAACACCCCCCAAAGTCTCAATTCCCAAATCAAGAGGTGTAACATCAAGTAATAAAACATCTTTAACATCTCCCCCTAAAATACCCGCTTGAATAGCTGCGCCTACTGCAACAGCTTCATCGGGATTAACAGATTTATCTCCTTCCTTGCCGGTTATCTCTTTTACAATAATTTGTACTGCGGGAATTCTTGTTGAACCTCCAACTAATAATACCTTATAGCCATCACTTGATTCTAAACCAGCATCTTTCAATGCTTTTTCTGTTGGAGCTTTTAATTTTTCAAGAATTTCTGAGATTAAATCTTCAAATTTAGCCCTGCTCAATTCAGTATTAAGATGCTTAGGACCAGACTGATCAGCTGTAATAAAAGGCAAACTAATTGAAGCATTGACTTTTGTGCTTAATTCAATCTTAGCTTTTTCAGCAGCTTCCTTTAATCTTTGCAATGCTACTTTGTCT is drawn from Candidatus Woesearchaeota archaeon and contains these coding sequences:
- the dnaJ gene encoding molecular chaperone DnaJ, which encodes MGKDYYKVLGLGKDASKEEIKKAYKKLAKQYHPDLNKESDSDEKFKEINEAASVLGDDKKRQQYDQFGTADTNFSSGQGGFDFSGFSGGNFGFDFDLGDMFDGLFGGKRRRKSSSVRGSDIEFEITINLEDAAFGKKKTINIPRMETCKSCHGTGAKSDSDIINCRLCQGSGVIKSEVRTPFGIFAQSSTCHDCNGHGKTIRKACSNCGGNGRVRNTREIEIEIPGGIHDGSRLRVKNEGEAGINGGNKGDLYVYINVQKHDIFKREGDDIYLELPISYAQAVMGANVDVPTLKGVASLTIPAGTQCNTVFRMKEYGISNLEGYGKGSQNVKIVIDIPTKLNKQQKDLLKEFDKTVKNKKGFLESVFG
- a CDS encoding class I SAM-dependent methyltransferase; translated protein: MTISLSDYFGNEGIKQISLEELVDLNKKGMGDAVEQRLTQIEKLICSRSGDLVPLEREMYNLIYGCNLFGNVDCFRASDVKVILPYLDKSVKGREKVLDVGSGTGLKTVYLALNNPGTYFVALDVQAIALSELEKRAKKYGCKNIGIVQGDLLAAPFSKAFDMVLVSNMIHESACVERDYEYNDFNMGNKFQNMIRILRPGGKLLISHANCSGFADVYAREMDYNMEKQGLSDIKTELLYSGESEILEIFGVKNGQRLL
- the dnaK gene encoding molecular chaperone DnaK, with amino-acid sequence MAKTIGIDLGTTFSAVAVMEGGKPTIIANAEGARTTPSVVSIKNGERVVGQVARNQAIVHPENTVRSIKRYMGTNHKVIIEGKEYTPQEISAMILQKLKTDAEAYLGTKITDAVITVPAYFNDAQRQATKDAGAIAGLNVKRIVNEPTAAALAYGLDKTQDQTILVFDFGGGTFDVSVLEISEGVFEVKATSGNNHLGGDDIDDALIDWLATEFKKSHGVDLREDKVALQRLKEAAEKAKIELSTKVNASISLPFITADQSGPKHLNTELSRAKFEDLISEILEKLKAPTEKALKDAGLESSDGYKVLLVGGSTRIPAVQIIVKEITGKEGDKSVNPDEAVAVGAAIQAGILGGDVKDVLLLDVTPLDLGIETLGGVFTKLIERNTTIPSKKSQVFSTAADNQPAVSIHVLQGDRAMSADNKTLGRFELVGIAPAPRGIPQIEVTFDIDANGIVNVSAKDLGTGKQQNITITASSNLSKEEIEKMRKEAEANIETDVRRREEVEVVNQADALIYTSEKTLKDMEGKADQAKLDEAKKGIVELKKLMEAKEKNVEAIKKKLEEVQKPLQEAATQMYEKVAQEQHAKKDAETKSESKAQEQGSGRRSKAFSEKKGEKVVDADFKVKNDKKGKA